In bacterium, a genomic segment contains:
- a CDS encoding GDP-mannose 4,6-dehydratase: MTSRTVDILVTGASGFVGRRLARRLAEAFPDATILGADRRPPDDSDAVVAHAELDITDRRAVAALVAEHKPALVFHLAAQAHVPTSFAEPVPTWNVNLMGTLHLVEAVRDAVPEARFVHVGSAEAYGSEFLRGVPLAEDAAFAPLNPYAASKAAADLLVRQQAAAGLRAVVLRPFNHVGPGQRRDFVVSAFCSQIAGIERGLQEPVIMVGNLDARRDFLDVRDVLDAYVAVVARGGDLRPGSAYNLCSGRTVAIRDVLEDLLALSRVAIDVRVDAARLRPVEIPVMAGDAGAARAALSWEPRIPWRQTLADTLAYWRDTLA, from the coding sequence GTGACATCCCGGACCGTGGACATCCTGGTGACGGGCGCTTCCGGCTTCGTCGGACGGCGCCTCGCGCGGCGGCTCGCCGAAGCGTTTCCGGACGCGACGATCCTCGGCGCCGACCGCCGGCCCCCGGACGACAGCGATGCGGTGGTCGCGCACGCCGAGCTGGACATCACCGATCGGCGGGCCGTGGCGGCACTGGTCGCCGAGCACAAGCCCGCGCTGGTGTTCCATCTCGCGGCGCAGGCGCACGTGCCCACGTCGTTCGCGGAGCCGGTGCCCACCTGGAACGTCAACCTGATGGGGACGCTCCACCTCGTGGAAGCGGTCCGCGACGCGGTCCCGGAGGCGCGGTTCGTTCACGTCGGCTCCGCCGAGGCCTACGGCAGCGAGTTCCTTCGCGGCGTCCCGCTCGCGGAGGACGCCGCCTTCGCGCCCCTGAATCCCTACGCCGCCAGCAAGGCGGCGGCGGACCTGCTGGTCCGCCAGCAGGCGGCCGCCGGGCTGCGGGCCGTGGTGCTGCGGCCCTTCAACCACGTCGGGCCCGGCCAGCGCCGGGACTTCGTGGTGTCGGCCTTCTGCTCGCAGATCGCCGGCATCGAACGCGGCCTGCAGGAACCCGTCATCATGGTCGGCAACCTCGACGCCCGCCGGGATTTCCTGGACGTCCGCGACGTCCTGGACGCCTACGTCGCCGTCGTCGCGCGGGGCGGCGATCTGCGGCCCGGGTCGGCGTACAACCTCTGCTCCGGTCGGACGGTGGCGATCCGCGACGTGCTGGAGGACCTCCTGGCGCTCAGCCGCGTCGCGATCGACGTCCGGGTGGATGCCGCGCGGTTGCGTCCGGTGGAGATCCCGGTCATGGCGGGGGATGCGGGCGCCGCCCGCGCGGCGCTGTCGTGGGAGCCGCGGATCCCGTGGCGGCAGACGCTGGCCGACACGCTGGCGTACTGGCGCGACACGCTCGCCTGA
- the gmd gene encoding GDP-mannose 4,6-dehydratase produces MANPAAKRALITGITGQDGSYLAELLLDKGYEVHGIVRRTSSENTERIDHVRDRISLVQADLMDQSSVIDAVADIRPHEVYNLAAQSFVPTSWKQPILTGEVTALGVTRVLEAIRIVDRSIRMYQASSSEMFGKVVTTPQNEQTPHYPRSPYGVAKCYGHHITVNYRESYGIPAVSGILFNHESPRRGLEFVTRKISDGVARIKLGLQQELRLGNLDAKRDWGYAPDYVHAMWLMLQRDEPCDYVISSGRAHTVREFCEIAFDRAGLDWQRHVVVDPLYLRHADVNQLLGDPAKATRELGWEPRVTFEELVRLMVDADLARLRRLAGA; encoded by the coding sequence ATGGCGAATCCAGCAGCCAAGCGGGCCCTGATCACGGGAATCACCGGTCAGGACGGCTCCTACCTGGCGGAACTGCTCCTGGACAAGGGGTACGAGGTCCACGGGATCGTGCGGCGCACGAGCTCCGAGAACACCGAGCGCATCGACCACGTCAGGGACCGGATCTCCCTGGTGCAGGCCGACCTGATGGACCAGTCGTCGGTGATCGACGCCGTCGCCGACATCCGCCCGCACGAGGTCTACAACCTGGCGGCCCAGTCCTTCGTGCCCACGTCGTGGAAGCAGCCGATCCTCACCGGGGAGGTCACCGCGCTGGGCGTCACCCGCGTGCTCGAGGCGATCCGCATCGTCGACCGGTCCATCCGGATGTACCAGGCTTCGTCCAGCGAGATGTTCGGCAAGGTCGTCACGACGCCGCAGAACGAGCAGACCCCGCACTACCCGCGCAGCCCGTACGGCGTGGCCAAGTGCTACGGCCACCACATCACCGTGAACTACCGCGAGAGCTACGGGATCCCCGCCGTGTCCGGCATCCTGTTCAACCACGAATCGCCGCGCCGGGGCCTGGAGTTCGTGACGCGCAAGATCTCCGACGGCGTGGCGCGCATCAAGCTGGGCCTGCAGCAGGAGCTGCGCCTGGGCAACCTGGACGCCAAGCGCGACTGGGGCTACGCCCCGGACTACGTGCACGCCATGTGGCTCATGCTCCAGCGGGACGAGCCCTGCGACTACGTCATCTCCAGCGGCCGGGCGCACACGGTGCGGGAGTTCTGCGAGATCGCCTTCGACCGCGCCGGGCTCGACTGGCAGCGGCACGTCGTGGTCGACCCGCTGTACCTGAGGCACGCCGACGTGAACCAGCTGCTCGGCGACCCCGCCAAGGCGACGCGGGAGCTGGGCTGGGAACCCCGGGTCACGTTCGAGGAGCTCGTGCGCCTGATGGTCGATGCCGACCTCGCCCGCCTGCGGCGGCTCGCGGGCGCCTGA